One Bacillota bacterium DNA segment encodes these proteins:
- a CDS encoding fibronectin type III domain-containing protein: protein MKARRTLLALCTLLTIVAAVPSVAGDDSAPLMDPTRPVTRITRTSFTLQYFTQQPCETRVQVREGDIPMIAWRPEGKKTDFWSQPNVRVVRVAGSRQWHTVTVDGLKPGKRYFYRIYDPGAVPTPEEKRWGAEPPWRREYAVSTQAPKGYKTVIHVPVKVLIMPNVINVASAHDATGVIAPRPQKLTSEQIDLIRKEYEVASRFFWVNSGMRFWVDFQIFIDDRWQRWGPEPDNADPFYKGWPVCRSYPGEDFRGPGGGDFTIVDTKDITRANKEPVYEERPYPGQIEQAFPRRWNPRTSKWEFYNSGGGTYGVDELPNGIPARSQYLGGGDTAWLATHEFHHQMESFGAFSLAHREDDRIVFNHPDPRHRRTNPDGSVSEVTWNTAGRHGEHWQCMAYWDRTLTDAQWLRMYIGYTVTVRDADEDGVPDDDPRLPLDEKRFGSNPRKRSTDGRITDLQKVMLSTWAHTHLQNSFNKPPAQYIKPNPISPDTDGDGLTDDIDPYPLYPWQPFIYAYRATVDGNDSEWTSIPPAGETEEGGIRFTFKQAHDENAYYGLFTVKGNWKRIYAVYDGEGKGVFSREGIQTIEVLNGETLTVRSAWAPAPGLKWKSSRKADGTTVIEFSLPNRGEGIWFWTRGGREVGASIDVIAADDKAYSVYEPYHLFYALMLEPNGRFPLPANAPTELSRESATRVFLPDDPALKFTGSGWKLENGVLRHSGHEESVVYIDGLNALEFDLWAQVEAKQDGILGAFLLGTPQMNAGVDYIAFVGGYGNTITRFRLFGREEGDGEVMMTPGKHSLQLSRRGGEVWLLVDGKPVLYAADPNPKQPVNRLAVIGGYGGDQVLYEIRIRVP, encoded by the coding sequence ATGAAAGCACGAAGAACCCTTCTCGCGCTGTGCACATTGCTGACAATAGTTGCTGCCGTTCCGTCCGTTGCCGGTGACGACAGTGCGCCACTCATGGACCCTACCCGTCCCGTCACGCGCATTACGCGCACCAGCTTTACACTGCAGTACTTCACGCAGCAGCCGTGCGAAACGAGGGTGCAGGTGCGTGAGGGCGACATCCCGATGATTGCGTGGCGACCGGAAGGCAAAAAGACCGACTTCTGGTCGCAGCCAAATGTGCGTGTGGTACGTGTTGCCGGTTCACGACAATGGCATACCGTGACCGTCGATGGTCTCAAGCCGGGCAAGCGGTATTTCTATCGCATCTACGACCCCGGCGCCGTGCCCACTCCGGAGGAGAAACGCTGGGGTGCAGAGCCACCCTGGCGGCGCGAGTACGCTGTCTCCACCCAGGCGCCCAAGGGCTACAAGACCGTTATCCACGTGCCGGTGAAGGTTCTGATTATGCCCAACGTCATCAACGTGGCTTCGGCACACGACGCCACCGGGGTCATCGCGCCGCGTCCGCAGAAACTGACATCGGAGCAGATAGACCTTATCCGAAAAGAGTATGAGGTGGCGTCGCGCTTCTTCTGGGTGAACAGCGGGATGCGCTTCTGGGTCGACTTCCAGATTTTCATCGACGACCGCTGGCAGCGATGGGGACCAGAACCCGACAATGCCGACCCGTTCTACAAGGGTTGGCCCGTATGCCGCAGCTATCCGGGTGAAGACTTTCGTGGTCCTGGCGGCGGCGATTTTACCATTGTGGACACGAAGGACATCACGCGTGCGAACAAAGAACCAGTCTACGAAGAACGTCCCTACCCTGGACAGATCGAGCAGGCGTTTCCCCGCCGATGGAACCCCCGCACGAGCAAATGGGAGTTTTACAACTCGGGTGGGGGCACCTACGGAGTGGATGAGTTGCCCAACGGCATCCCTGCGCGTTCGCAATATCTGGGGGGAGGCGACACCGCATGGCTAGCGACACACGAGTTCCACCACCAGATGGAGTCGTTTGGAGCCTTCTCGCTGGCGCACCGTGAGGATGACCGCATCGTGTTTAACCATCCCGACCCCCGCCACCGCCGCACCAATCCCGATGGCAGCGTCTCTGAAGTAACCTGGAACACCGCAGGACGACACGGTGAACACTGGCAATGCATGGCATACTGGGACCGAACACTGACCGATGCCCAGTGGCTGCGCATGTACATCGGCTATACGGTGACCGTGCGTGACGCCGACGAGGACGGCGTGCCCGATGACGACCCGCGCCTGCCACTCGACGAGAAGCGGTTCGGGAGCAACCCGCGCAAGCGTTCCACCGACGGAAGAATCACCGACCTGCAAAAGGTGATGCTCAGCACGTGGGCACACACGCATCTGCAGAATAGCTTCAATAAACCACCTGCCCAGTATATTAAGCCAAACCCCATCAGCCCCGACACCGACGGAGACGGACTGACCGACGACATCGACCCTTACCCCCTGTACCCCTGGCAGCCGTTCATCTATGCCTATCGTGCTACAGTGGACGGCAATGACAGCGAGTGGACGAGTATACCCCCTGCCGGGGAGACGGAGGAAGGCGGCATCCGCTTTACCTTCAAACAGGCGCATGACGAGAACGCCTACTACGGGCTGTTCACCGTGAAGGGCAACTGGAAACGTATCTACGCGGTGTACGATGGCGAAGGCAAAGGCGTCTTTTCGCGCGAGGGCATTCAGACCATTGAGGTGTTGAACGGCGAAACACTCACCGTCCGTTCCGCCTGGGCGCCTGCGCCAGGTTTGAAGTGGAAGTCGTCGCGCAAAGCGGACGGCACCACCGTTATCGAGTTCAGCCTGCCGAATCGCGGGGAAGGCATATGGTTCTGGACGCGCGGGGGACGCGAGGTTGGCGCATCGATCGATGTCATCGCCGCCGACGACAAGGCGTACTCCGTGTACGAGCCGTATCACCTGTTCTACGCCCTGATGCTGGAACCCAACGGCCGCTTCCCCCTGCCCGCCAACGCCCCAACAGAGCTGAGCCGCGAATCCGCCACCCGCGTTTTTCTGCCGGACGACCCTGCGCTCAAGTTCACCGGCAGCGGCTGGAAGTTGGAGAACGGCGTTCTGCGCCATTCCGGACATGAGGAGTCGGTGGTTTACATCGACGGGTTGAACGCGCTGGAGTTCGACCTGTGGGCACAGGTCGAGGCGAAGCAGGACGGTATCCTGGGCGCGTTCCTGCTGGGCACACCGCAGATGAACGCAGGGGTGGACTATATTGCCTTTGTGGGCGGCTACGGCAACACTATTACCCGGTTCCGCCTCTTCGGGCGCGAGGAGGGCGACGGCGAGGTGATGATGACACCGGGCAAGCACAGCCTGCAGCTGTCGCGACGAGGTGGTGAAGTGTGGCTGCTGGTGGACGGCAAGCCGGTTCTCTACGCCGCCGACCCCAACCCGAAACAGCCGGTTAACCGCCTTGCCGTCATCGGTGGCTACGGGGGCGATCAGGTGCTGTATGAGATACGGATACGGGTGCCGTAA
- a CDS encoding right-handed parallel beta-helix repeat-containing protein, producing MVVPTDGMVITQDTVLEPGVYYLPNGITLAADGVTLDGNGAILVGNNRTGVGVRVEGRQGVTIKRLHLREYYHGIRATDCKSLTITACQVTSTAEVEPNTIFLDIWLPVEKAYGGGILLCRVEESLIADNDLQHQMTGLLAYHCRHLTVRGNVANYCSGFGFHLYDTSDSLYEHNYADFCCRYEPRGERYGHMGADATGFLIVYKSCRNIFRRNYARLGGDGFFLAGMTPQMELVGCDDNLFEENDGSYSPNIAFEATFSRGNVYRNNFANYCNYGFWLGFSREFVIEDNRMLHNRQAGIAVENGVGFTVRRNTFQACGHGILLWSKYVPEFARSAPQNDTSCEWLIEENIFTRCGKGVRIAANQDHGIRPLEVKEGEPTAPRPHDHTIRKNEFQENRVGIELVNADRTVITENLMHRNVEANVRLDDAQETILQFNVGYAGGYL from the coding sequence ATGGTTGTTCCCACCGATGGGATGGTCATTACTCAGGATACCGTGCTCGAGCCGGGTGTGTACTACCTGCCGAACGGCATCACCCTTGCTGCCGATGGTGTGACGCTGGACGGCAACGGAGCGATTCTGGTCGGCAACAACCGCACTGGGGTAGGCGTGCGTGTGGAAGGACGGCAGGGCGTGACCATCAAACGGCTGCACCTGCGCGAGTACTATCACGGCATCCGCGCTACCGACTGCAAGTCGCTGACTATCACCGCCTGTCAGGTCACTTCCACTGCAGAAGTGGAACCCAATACCATCTTTCTCGACATCTGGCTGCCTGTGGAAAAAGCTTATGGCGGGGGTATCCTGCTGTGCCGGGTGGAGGAGAGCCTGATTGCCGACAACGACCTGCAGCACCAGATGACCGGCTTGCTGGCTTACCATTGTCGCCATCTGACCGTGCGAGGCAACGTCGCCAACTACTGCAGCGGCTTCGGGTTCCACCTGTATGACACCAGTGACAGCCTGTATGAGCACAACTATGCAGACTTCTGCTGCCGCTATGAGCCGCGCGGGGAGCGCTACGGACACATGGGCGCGGATGCCACGGGCTTCCTGATAGTCTACAAATCCTGCCGAAACATCTTCCGGCGTAACTATGCCCGTCTGGGGGGCGACGGCTTTTTCCTTGCGGGCATGACCCCACAAATGGAACTGGTTGGCTGCGATGACAACCTGTTTGAGGAAAACGACGGCTCTTATAGCCCCAACATCGCCTTTGAAGCCACCTTCAGCCGCGGCAACGTGTACCGCAACAACTTCGCCAACTACTGCAACTATGGCTTCTGGCTGGGCTTTTCGCGCGAGTTCGTGATAGAGGACAACCGCATGTTGCACAACCGGCAGGCGGGCATCGCGGTGGAAAACGGCGTGGGGTTTACCGTGCGGCGCAACACGTTTCAGGCGTGCGGACATGGTATCCTGCTCTGGAGCAAGTATGTGCCCGAGTTTGCCCGCTCCGCCCCGCAGAACGATACCAGCTGCGAGTGGCTCATCGAGGAGAACATCTTCACGCGCTGTGGCAAGGGAGTGCGTATCGCGGCGAACCAGGACCACGGCATCCGTCCGCTGGAGGTCAAAGAAGGGGAACCAACCGCACCGCGCCCGCACGACCACACCATCCGCAAAAATGAGTTTCAGGAGAACCGCGTCGGTATCGAGCTGGTCAACGCCGATCGCACAGTGATTACCGAGAACCTGATGCACCGCAACGTGGAGGCAAACGTCCGTCTGGACGACGCGCAGGAAACCATCCTGCAGTTCAACGTAGGCTACGCGGGGGGATATTTGTGA
- a CDS encoding RHS repeat-associated core domain-containing protein yields the protein MQQVRDGVVTNYTYDDDNRLLSAGSVTYAWDANGNMVSRTVDGVTITFGYDEEDRLQRIVRSVAGQMIFTHLYNYDGLGRRFFRWVSDSGASRSVVYRFAGDALLREQWNNPNPNNHLMMDWKYTWAGGMVNAVNILWGDQWWSGGDRLGSARVHTDETGGWVTYIGYFTAFGERLDAGFRTAYTLAGDWGYRDDGDAGLLYIGARYYEPAVGRWTSADKWLGDIYRPLSLNRYLYCEDDPVNSVDPTGRRPNRLWPWLRGISIAVTIGILAILAAREFAEWMGSKEREEGHSWGGVYGRSHEHQIRMMERLSDPDYKGP from the coding sequence GTGCAACAGGTGCGGGATGGCGTGGTCACGAACTACACTTACGATGATGACAACCGGTTGCTGAGTGCGGGTTCGGTCACCTATGCGTGGGATGCCAACGGTAACATGGTGTCGCGCACGGTGGATGGCGTGACCATCACCTTTGGCTACGACGAGGAGGACCGCCTGCAGCGAATTGTTCGCTCAGTAGCAGGTCAAATGATTTTCACGCACCTTTATAACTATGACGGTCTCGGGCGCCGGTTCTTCCGGTGGGTAAGCGACTCGGGTGCGTCTCGTTCGGTTGTTTACCGCTTCGCGGGGGACGCGCTGCTTCGCGAGCAGTGGAATAACCCCAACCCAAACAACCATCTGATGATGGACTGGAAGTATACCTGGGCGGGGGGCATGGTGAACGCGGTAAACATCCTGTGGGGCGACCAGTGGTGGAGTGGCGGTGACCGTCTGGGTTCGGCGCGGGTACACACCGACGAAACTGGCGGTTGGGTGACCTACATCGGTTACTTCACCGCCTTTGGGGAGCGGCTGGACGCCGGTTTCCGCACGGCATACACCTTAGCCGGCGATTGGGGCTACCGCGACGATGGGGATGCGGGGCTGCTATATATCGGGGCGCGCTACTATGAGCCGGCGGTGGGTCGCTGGACGAGCGCGGACAAGTGGTTGGGGGATATCTATCGCCCGCTGTCGCTCAACCGGTATCTGTATTGCGAAGATGACCCGGTTAACAGCGTAGATCCCACAGGCAGGCGGCCTAATAGGCTATGGCCATGGCTTCGTGGTATAAGCATCGCTGTAACTATTGGCATCCTTGCCATACTGGCTGCAAGAGAGTTTGCGGAGTGGATGGGGTCGAAAGAGCGGGAGGAGGGACACTCTTGGGGAGGAGTGTATGGTAGAAGCCACGAACACCAGATTAGGATGATGGAACGGCTGAGTGACCCTGATTACAAGGGACCGTGA
- a CDS encoding alcohol dehydrogenase catalytic domain-containing protein, whose translation MQAVCLTSIRRVECLSASEPSLQAGDALVRVLQVGICGSDLHLFRDGAIGEARASLPFVLGHEAMGVVEEVTSPEYAHLVGRRVAIEPAIPCLRCEFCLRGDLNLCPNHFFLGLPPEAGAMQEFIAHPAHLLEPLPDSLSDAEGVLLEPLAIALHAVDLGKLRTGRSAAILGCGTLGLCVLMVLKQMGIHPIFCTDVLGYRLKLAHELGADEAVHAAQADVVAEARRFTGGRGFDYVFECAGVDDTQWQTAQIAAPGAKCMMIGTNPTGHVRLEGSAARRKGLSILMVRRSRLTLQRAMRLVLQGRVPLARLATHTFPKEQCQQAFETAFHYQDGVVKAFVQMHSE comes from the coding sequence ATGCAAGCGGTGTGTTTAACCAGTATCAGGAGGGTGGAGTGCCTCTCCGCATCCGAGCCGTCGTTGCAGGCAGGCGACGCGCTGGTAAGAGTGCTGCAGGTGGGCATCTGCGGTTCCGACCTGCACCTGTTCCGCGACGGGGCGATTGGCGAAGCGCGGGCATCACTGCCTTTCGTGCTGGGACACGAGGCGATGGGCGTGGTAGAGGAGGTTACCTCCCCCGAATATGCGCACCTTGTGGGCAGACGGGTGGCGATAGAGCCGGCGATACCCTGTCTGCGCTGCGAGTTCTGCCTGCGCGGTGACCTGAACCTGTGTCCGAACCACTTCTTTCTCGGTTTGCCTCCTGAGGCAGGGGCGATGCAGGAGTTCATCGCCCATCCCGCGCACCTGCTGGAGCCGCTGCCCGACAGCCTCAGCGATGCAGAGGGAGTACTGCTGGAACCGCTGGCGATTGCACTCCATGCGGTGGACCTGGGCAAGCTGCGCACAGGGAGGTCGGCAGCGATACTGGGTTGCGGCACGCTGGGGTTGTGTGTGCTCATGGTGTTGAAGCAGATGGGCATCCATCCGATATTCTGCACAGACGTGCTCGGTTACCGGCTAAAACTGGCGCACGAGCTGGGAGCAGACGAAGCGGTCCACGCCGCACAGGCAGACGTGGTGGCGGAGGCGCGACGTTTCACCGGCGGCAGAGGCTTTGACTACGTCTTCGAGTGTGCGGGAGTAGATGATACGCAGTGGCAAACAGCGCAGATAGCCGCCCCCGGCGCGAAATGTATGATGATAGGAACCAATCCGACAGGACATGTTCGGCTGGAAGGCTCCGCCGCGCGTCGCAAGGGCTTGAGCATCCTGATGGTGCGCCGTTCGCGGTTGACCCTGCAGCGGGCGATGCGGCTGGTGCTACAGGGCAGGGTTCCCCTTGCCCGTTTGGCGACGCACACTTTCCCGAAGGAACAGTGTCAGCAGGCGTTCGAGACCGCGTTTCATTATCAGGACGGCGTGGTGAAAGCGTTCGTGCAGATGCATTCTGAGTAA
- a CDS encoding DUF6531 domain-containing protein, with translation MHNTRKTRRHTKEEQRHEPCSQTLLDQTPRIGSFCRIPAYKSGGGVTALSSILAAAASLGIILANTVSAYATQLHLHANYTLATAVMASQVLPPAPDDGDAAGSGSGHSWQASVAGINAVSRAKQTDIPLVSWRARGGLPVSFSLHHNSKAAYTNPAIGAKWSHTYDTHLNVHPQQNRAVVVWGHQTIQLFDLQGGQWVPRDGYRDRLSASGNSYALTLKSQVRLEFEPTNVINHYRLSRIVDTNGNAIALTYDSNGLLTQVSDPSGRAIQLQYTGNKLTGVRFAVGEWRGMSRMRCTGCMTRQATGCNRCGMAWSRTTLTMMTTGC, from the coding sequence GTGCATAATACCCGCAAAACACGACGTCACACTAAGGAGGAACAACGTCATGAACCGTGTTCGCAAACGCTTCTTGACCAAACCCCTCGCATTGGCTCTTTCTGTCGTATTCCTGCTTACAAAAGCGGCGGGGGGGTAACCGCGCTTAGTAGTATCCTCGCGGCAGCTGCCTCGCTGGGGATTATCCTCGCCAACACCGTCTCCGCTTATGCCACTCAACTGCACCTCCATGCCAACTATACGCTGGCAACCGCCGTCATGGCGTCACAGGTGCTTCCACCTGCCCCGGACGATGGTGACGCCGCGGGTTCCGGTTCGGGGCACTCGTGGCAGGCAAGTGTGGCAGGCATCAACGCCGTCTCCCGAGCAAAGCAGACGGACATTCCTCTGGTGAGCTGGCGAGCACGTGGGGGGCTACCGGTATCGTTTAGCCTGCACCACAATAGCAAGGCAGCGTATACCAACCCTGCCATCGGCGCCAAGTGGAGCCACACCTATGATACGCATCTGAACGTCCACCCCCAGCAGAACCGTGCTGTCGTGGTGTGGGGGCATCAAACCATACAGCTGTTCGACCTGCAGGGCGGACAGTGGGTTCCGCGTGATGGCTATCGCGACCGACTATCTGCTTCGGGAAACAGCTACGCGCTCACCCTGAAGTCGCAGGTGCGGCTGGAGTTCGAACCCACCAATGTGATTAACCACTATCGGCTTTCTCGCATCGTAGACACTAACGGCAACGCCATTGCCCTTACCTACGATTCCAATGGGCTGCTAACCCAAGTCAGCGACCCATCGGGGCGGGCGATTCAACTCCAGTATACCGGCAATAAACTGACGGGTGTGCGCTTTGCCGTTGGCGAGTGGAGGGGTATGTCGCGTATGAGATGCACTGGGTGTATGACGCGGCAGGCAACCGGGTGCAACAGGTGCGGGATGGCGTGGTCACGAACTACACTTACGATGATGACAACCGGTTGCTGA
- a CDS encoding RHS repeat-associated core domain-containing protein has translation MAQWGSSGNPYRFAGAWGYRDDGDAGLLYIGARYYEPAVGRWTSADKWLGNLYRPLSLNRYLYCEDDPVNHVDPSGYFKVETFVVNLIVLGGGGVLLGGLPGAVAGALAAVGVAWEEGDASRLWNWIKRTAREMAAYYADHPPVWVR, from the coding sequence GTGGCGCAGTGGGGCAGCAGCGGCAACCCCTATCGCTTTGCGGGCGCATGGGGCTACCGCGATGATGGCGATGCGGGGCTGCTGTATATCGGCGCGCGCTACTACGAGCCGGCGGTAGGCAGGTGGACGAGCGCGGACAAGTGGCTGGGCAACCTGTATCGCCCATTGTCGTTGAACCGGTATCTGTATTGCGAGGATGACCCGGTCAATCATGTGGATCCGAGTGGGTATTTTAAGGTGGAAACATTTGTCGTTAACCTTATCGTGCTCGGTGGTGGAGGTGTACTGCTGGGAGGACTACCAGGCGCGGTAGCTGGAGCACTGGCTGCAGTAGGAGTTGCATGGGAGGAGGGCGACGCCAGCAGATTGTGGAACTGGATAAAGCGCACCGCGCGTGAGATGGCAGCATACTACGCCGACCATCCTCCCGTTTGGGTCAGATGA
- a CDS encoding YraN family protein translates to MAFTVEDFRDLLEILRQRPEWRAELLGALLGDEFLSLPQQVRELIEAQKRTEAEIAALSAEVRALAQAHRRLEEQFASYREETDRRFAELAAEVRALAEAQRRTEEEFARYRAYAEERFNRLEQAIQELAEAQRRTEEEFARYRQQTDARLDRLERGQQRLEVAFERLQKEVRNLSNTIGMTVEDEAEDMVGWVLKKRGYVIHKSVQSALINGEVDVILRATDPNGQDVTVVVEVKHRLGTKDVYRWAQRVQSRNYQRRLQESGYTPPYLPYVFAMRFDEPTVEVVRAVGIGLVNHRGEQVEGTLLVSGRATR, encoded by the coding sequence ATGGCATTCACGGTTGAGGATTTCCGCGATTTACTGGAGATACTGCGCCAGCGACCGGAGTGGCGGGCGGAGCTGCTTGGCGCACTGCTGGGTGACGAATTCCTGTCGTTACCCCAGCAGGTTCGTGAGCTTATCGAAGCGCAGAAACGCACCGAAGCCGAAATTGCTGCCCTTTCCGCAGAAGTACGCGCCCTGGCACAGGCACACCGTCGCCTCGAGGAGCAGTTTGCCTCTTACCGCGAGGAGACAGACCGTCGTTTCGCGGAACTGGCAGCAGAGGTTCGTGCTTTAGCCGAGGCGCAGCGTCGCACGGAGGAGGAGTTCGCACGGTACCGCGCCTACGCAGAAGAGCGTTTCAACCGTCTGGAGCAAGCGATCCAGGAACTCGCGGAGGCGCAGCGTCGCACGGAGGAGGAGTTCGCACGATACAGGCAACAGACAGATGCTCGCCTAGACCGACTGGAGCGAGGGCAGCAACGTCTGGAAGTGGCTTTCGAACGTCTGCAGAAAGAAGTGCGCAACCTGTCCAACACGATAGGTATGACCGTTGAGGATGAGGCGGAAGACATGGTGGGGTGGGTGTTAAAAAAGCGCGGCTATGTCATCCACAAGTCGGTGCAATCCGCTCTCATCAACGGCGAGGTTGATGTCATCTTGCGGGCGACCGATCCAAACGGTCAGGACGTAACGGTAGTCGTGGAGGTGAAGCACCGCCTCGGCACAAAAGATGTCTATCGCTGGGCGCAGCGGGTGCAGTCCAGGAACTATCAGCGCAGGCTGCAAGAGTCAGGTTATACTCCGCCTTACCTTCCTTATGTGTTCGCCATGCGTTTCGACGAACCGACTGTCGAGGTAGTCCGTGCCGTGGGCATCGGTCTGGTGAACCATCGCGGAGAACAGGTGGAAGGCACTCTATTGGTCTCCGGTAGGGCGACGCGCTGA
- a CDS encoding ATP-binding protein, which yields MEYLPRGLEPVLQRAAREFPAVVLTGARQTGKTTLLKHLFGDRYRYVSLETPDVLAAVRSDPRGFLQLYAPPLILDEVQNAPELLPYIKEDIDSHRERKGQYILSGSQNLLMMQRVSETLAGRCAILQLMPFSFAERKGEPQTDFIWEREPSAEPAAFSIAQWWQWFLRGSYPEIALDEQRDLTLWYASYVQTYLERDVRALRQVGDLLSYQTFLRVLAARSGQLLNLSDISRDLGISVNTAKAWLSVLEATHQVIVLRPYHENVGKRLVKTPKVYFVDTGLLCYLVGLRSVEHAIASPIAGAIVETAVISEVVKRLWHRGEEPRVTFWRTASGQEVDLLLEQDGKLVPIEVKATATPRPGMASGLQAFLRDYPHRADRGWLVHLGTHVLPLAPGVTAVPLEMV from the coding sequence ATGGAGTATCTGCCGAGAGGTCTCGAACCAGTTTTGCAACGGGCGGCGCGTGAGTTTCCGGCGGTCGTACTCACAGGGGCACGGCAAACTGGCAAAACAACCCTGCTCAAGCACCTGTTCGGCGACCGCTACCGGTACGTTTCCCTCGAAACCCCGGATGTCCTAGCTGCTGTTCGATCCGACCCGCGCGGTTTTCTGCAGTTGTATGCGCCTCCGCTCATTCTGGATGAGGTGCAGAACGCTCCTGAGCTCTTGCCGTATATCAAGGAGGATATTGACTCGCATCGCGAGCGGAAGGGACAATACATCCTAAGCGGCTCGCAAAACCTGCTCATGATGCAGCGTGTCTCTGAAACGCTGGCGGGGCGGTGTGCCATACTGCAACTGATGCCTTTCTCCTTCGCCGAGAGAAAGGGGGAACCGCAAACTGATTTCATCTGGGAAAGGGAGCCGTCTGCGGAGCCAGCTGCATTTTCCATCGCACAGTGGTGGCAGTGGTTCCTGCGCGGAAGCTACCCTGAAATCGCTCTGGATGAGCAACGCGATCTCACCCTGTGGTATGCCAGCTACGTACAGACCTACCTGGAGCGTGATGTGCGCGCTTTGCGCCAGGTGGGCGATTTATTGTCCTACCAGACCTTCCTGCGTGTGCTGGCGGCTCGCAGCGGGCAGCTGCTCAACTTGTCGGATATTTCGCGCGACCTGGGAATATCGGTCAACACCGCGAAGGCGTGGTTGTCGGTACTGGAGGCAACCCATCAGGTAATTGTGCTGCGCCCCTACCACGAAAACGTTGGCAAGCGACTGGTTAAAACGCCCAAAGTGTATTTCGTGGATACAGGGTTGTTGTGCTATCTGGTGGGATTGCGCTCGGTGGAGCACGCCATCGCCAGTCCCATAGCAGGGGCGATTGTGGAGACGGCGGTGATTTCAGAGGTAGTGAAACGGCTCTGGCACCGCGGGGAAGAGCCCCGTGTAACGTTCTGGCGTACCGCCTCTGGGCAAGAGGTAGACCTGCTGTTAGAGCAGGACGGCAAGCTCGTTCCGATAGAGGTGAAGGCAACTGCTACCCCTCGCCCGGGGATGGCATCGGGGTTACAGGCTTTCCTGCGCGATTACCCGCACCGTGCGGACAGAGGCTGGCTGGTGCATCTGGGCACCCATGTGCTTCCGCTTGCGCCGGGGGTGACGGCGGTGCCGCTGGAGATGGTGTAA
- a CDS encoding sulfite exporter TauE/SafE family protein gives MLPYETWQIALASAAAFLIGVSKTGVPGIGILVVPLLAAAFGGRASVGTMLPMLIVGDIFAVRWYRQHTQWKRLVELIPWVLVGMALGAYVLWRLGEMPTSRDLLEPIIGTLVLVMLAIHLLRQRWGERLSPHSPVGIASTGTAAGFATTVSNAAGPIMGIYLTSLRLPKEQFMGTSAWYYFAVNLSKLPVFIVLSLINPEKPIITVRSLLFNVTAIPVIVAGVYVGRWLLPRIPQKLFDEVVLILAAIAAVKLIIG, from the coding sequence GTGTTACCGTACGAGACGTGGCAAATAGCACTGGCATCTGCGGCTGCTTTCCTTATCGGTGTCTCCAAAACGGGTGTGCCGGGTATCGGTATTCTGGTGGTTCCGTTGCTAGCTGCCGCCTTTGGAGGTAGAGCTTCCGTTGGCACTATGCTTCCCATGCTCATCGTGGGTGACATCTTTGCGGTACGGTGGTACCGTCAACATACGCAATGGAAACGTCTCGTCGAGCTTATCCCATGGGTGCTGGTGGGCATGGCGCTGGGGGCGTATGTGCTATGGCGTTTGGGGGAAATGCCCACCAGCCGCGACCTGCTGGAGCCAATCATCGGTACGCTGGTGCTGGTGATGCTGGCGATACACCTGCTGCGCCAGCGGTGGGGAGAGCGTCTGTCACCCCACTCCCCTGTGGGTATCGCCTCCACCGGTACCGCCGCGGGATTTGCGACCACTGTCTCTAATGCCGCAGGTCCCATCATGGGTATCTACCTGACGAGCCTGCGGCTGCCCAAAGAGCAGTTCATGGGCACTTCGGCATGGTATTACTTTGCAGTGAACCTCTCCAAACTGCCGGTATTCATCGTACTGAGCCTGATAAACCCTGAAAAGCCCATCATCACTGTGCGAAGCCTGCTGTTCAACGTGACGGCGATACCGGTGATTGTGGCGGGGGTATATGTGGGCAGGTGGTTGCTGCCGCGCATCCCACAGAAACTGTTCGACGAAGTGGTTCTGATACTGGCGGCAATCGCTGCCGTCAAGTTAATTATTGGCTGA